One Devosia lacusdianchii genomic window carries:
- the flgG gene encoding flagellar basal-body rod protein FlgG — protein MKALYIASTGMSAQERNVEVISNNIANMRTTGFKRQRAEFEDLLYQQITRAGSQTSDQGTMIPAGLEIGSGVRTVSTPRVMSQGNVNLTERELDVAIRGEGFLMVQLPDGRTAYTRDGSLERSADGQIVNSQGYPIDPGITIPGNATAVAISPDGLVSAYIDNEATPTQLGQLQLARFVNKSGLESLGDNLFIETAASGPAQVGVPNAEGTGNLLQNYLEMANVNSVTEIADLIAAQRAYEMNARVISGADEMMQSTSQLR, from the coding sequence ATGAAAGCCCTCTACATCGCATCGACCGGCATGAGCGCTCAGGAACGCAACGTCGAAGTCATTTCCAACAATATCGCCAACATGCGGACGACCGGCTTCAAGCGCCAGCGCGCCGAGTTCGAGGACCTGCTTTACCAGCAGATCACCCGCGCCGGCTCGCAGACGTCCGATCAGGGCACCATGATCCCGGCAGGCCTCGAAATCGGTTCAGGCGTGCGCACCGTCTCCACCCCGCGCGTGATGAGCCAGGGCAACGTCAACCTCACCGAACGCGAACTCGACGTCGCCATCCGCGGCGAGGGTTTCCTGATGGTGCAACTGCCCGACGGCCGCACGGCCTATACCCGCGACGGCTCGCTCGAACGCTCGGCCGATGGCCAGATCGTCAATTCGCAGGGCTACCCGATCGATCCGGGCATCACCATCCCCGGCAATGCCACCGCGGTCGCGATCTCGCCCGACGGGCTGGTCTCCGCCTATATCGACAACGAAGCCACGCCCACCCAGCTCGGACAGCTCCAGCTTGCCCGCTTCGTCAACAAGTCGGGCCTGGAATCGCTGGGCGACAATCTCTTCATCGAGACGGCGGCCAGCGGTCCGGCGCAGGTGGGCGTGCCCAATGCCGAAGGCACCGGCAACCTACTGCAGAACTACCTGGAAATGGCCAACGTCAATTCCGTGACCGAAATCGCCGACCTCATCGCCGCCCAGCGCGCCTACGAAATGAACGCCCGCGTCATTTCCGGCGCTGACGAGATGATGCAGTCCACCAGCCAGCTGCGCTAA
- a CDS encoding flagellar basal body-associated FliL family protein produces the protein MASEADIEEGAAPKKGIPKLFIIIGAAAVVVLLGGAGLYFFLSSGTAEAEHAAAATDEHGAVIEAPHTFIFNLPPMIINLNNEGSGNAVMKLTVALEVANEEMMVEIQPRMAKVVDAFQVYLRELRKSDLEGSAGVYRLKEELLRRVNVAIYPSRVESVLFKEILVQ, from the coding sequence ATGGCCTCTGAGGCAGATATCGAAGAAGGCGCCGCCCCCAAGAAGGGGATACCGAAGCTCTTCATCATCATTGGAGCCGCGGCGGTCGTTGTGCTGCTCGGTGGCGCAGGGCTCTACTTCTTCCTGTCGTCAGGTACGGCCGAGGCCGAACATGCTGCCGCTGCTACCGACGAGCACGGCGCCGTCATCGAGGCGCCGCACACCTTTATCTTCAATCTGCCGCCCATGATCATCAACCTCAACAATGAGGGTAGTGGTAACGCAGTGATGAAGCTCACCGTTGCGCTCGAAGTGGCCAATGAGGAGATGATGGTGGAAATCCAACCGCGCATGGCGAAGGTGGTCGACGCGTTCCAGGTCTATCTGCGCGAGCTGCGCAAGTCGGATCTCGAGGGTTCCGCCGGCGTCTATCGGCTTAAGGAAGAGCTGCTGCGACGCGTCAATGTCGCGATCTATCCCTCGCGCGTCGAATCCGTCCTGTTCAAAGAAATTCTGGTGCAGTGA
- the fliP gene encoding flagellar type III secretion system pore protein FliP (The bacterial flagellar biogenesis protein FliP forms a type III secretion system (T3SS)-type pore required for flagellar assembly.) has product MIAVLALALTPSLAFGQDVSIDFGDDTTLTGRAVQIIGLITLLSLAPSILVMVTSFTRIVVVLSLLRTAIGLQTAPPNSVMVSLALFLTIFVMQPTLQRSYDEGIAPLLAGDIEIAEAFELGSAPLHEFMRANVREQDLGLFYDLTNAEIPPEPEAIPLQLLIPAFMISELRRAFEIGFLLFLPFVVIDMVVASVLMSMGMMMLPPVVISLPFKLIFFVLVDGWYLVAGSLVRSFVSTAGG; this is encoded by the coding sequence ATAATCGCCGTTCTTGCGCTCGCGCTGACGCCAAGCCTCGCCTTCGGGCAGGACGTATCGATCGACTTTGGCGACGACACGACGCTCACCGGGCGCGCCGTCCAGATCATCGGGCTGATCACGCTGCTGTCGCTGGCGCCGTCCATCCTGGTGATGGTGACCAGTTTTACCCGCATCGTCGTCGTGCTTTCCCTGTTGCGCACCGCCATCGGCCTGCAGACCGCGCCGCCGAACTCGGTGATGGTGTCGCTGGCCCTGTTCCTGACCATATTCGTGATGCAGCCGACGCTGCAGCGCAGCTATGACGAGGGCATCGCGCCGCTGCTGGCCGGCGACATCGAGATCGCCGAGGCCTTCGAGCTGGGTAGCGCGCCCCTGCACGAATTCATGCGGGCCAATGTGCGCGAGCAGGACTTGGGCCTGTTCTACGACCTGACCAACGCCGAAATACCGCCCGAACCCGAGGCGATCCCGCTGCAGCTGCTGATCCCGGCCTTCATGATCTCCGAACTGCGGCGTGCGTTTGAGATCGGCTTCCTGTTGTTCCTGCCCTTCGTGGTCATCGACATGGTGGTCGCGTCGGTGCTGATGAGCATGGGTATGATGATGCTGCCGCCGGTGGTGATCTCCCTGCCATTCAAGCTGATCTTCTTCGTGCTGGTCGACGGCTGGTATCTGGTGGCGGGATCGCTGGTGCGCAGCTTCGTCAGCACGGCCGGCGGATAG
- the fliM gene encoding flagellar motor switch protein FliM, translating to MAGPSDQDKLSEDWGLDDAVVPLDAAPEQTEEEKAAEAAAEWAAMLEGNDSEEGGADRVLNQDEIDSLLGFDASVGSNVELTGVQALINSALVSYERLPMLEIVFDRLVRLATTSLRNFTSDNVEVTMDSISSVLFGDYLNSIPLPAILSVIRAEEWENYGLLTVDSSLIYSMIDVLLGGRRIGGNIRVEGRPYTTIEMALARRMIEVILEDTHRAFEPVTQVNFKLERMETNPRFAAISRPGNAAILIELRIEMDDRGGKVEILLPYATIEPIREQLLQMFMGEKFGRDPIWEGHLATEIYSADVEIEAVLHEQDLPLSRMLAMKPGDTVMFDRAPADPVRLRCGDVELTEAIMGHIGDNVSVRVTRPLNPPKVTMAAFEAIDETLEGR from the coding sequence ATGGCAGGTCCCAGCGACCAGGACAAACTGAGCGAGGATTGGGGGCTCGACGACGCCGTCGTACCGCTCGACGCCGCACCTGAGCAGACCGAAGAAGAGAAGGCTGCCGAGGCCGCTGCCGAATGGGCGGCCATGCTCGAAGGCAATGACAGCGAAGAGGGCGGCGCTGACCGCGTCCTCAACCAGGACGAAATCGATAGCCTGCTCGGCTTCGATGCGAGCGTCGGCAGCAATGTCGAGTTGACCGGCGTCCAGGCGCTGATCAATTCAGCGCTAGTCAGCTACGAGCGCCTGCCGATGCTCGAAATCGTCTTCGACCGCCTGGTGCGGTTGGCGACGACTTCGCTGCGCAATTTCACCTCCGACAATGTCGAAGTCACCATGGACTCGATCTCGTCGGTGCTGTTCGGCGACTATCTCAATTCCATTCCTCTGCCGGCAATTCTTTCGGTCATCCGGGCCGAGGAGTGGGAGAATTACGGCCTGCTGACGGTCGATTCCAGTCTCATCTATTCGATGATCGACGTGCTGCTCGGCGGTCGTCGCATCGGCGGCAATATCCGCGTCGAGGGTCGCCCCTATACGACGATCGAGATGGCGCTGGCCCGCCGGATGATCGAGGTCATCCTCGAAGACACCCACCGCGCCTTCGAGCCGGTGACGCAGGTCAATTTCAAGCTCGAGCGCATGGAGACCAATCCGCGCTTCGCAGCGATCTCGCGTCCCGGTAATGCGGCGATCCTGATCGAACTGCGCATCGAAATGGATGATCGCGGCGGCAAGGTCGAGATCCTCTTGCCCTACGCCACGATCGAACCCATCCGTGAACAACTCCTGCAGATGTTCATGGGTGAGAAGTTCGGCCGCGACCCGATCTGGGAGGGGCACCTAGCCACCGAGATTTACTCTGCCGATGTCGAGATCGAGGCGGTGCTGCACGAGCAGGATCTGCCGCTTTCGCGCATGCTTGCCATGAAGCCCGGCGACACCGTGATGTTCGACCGCGCGCCGGCCGATCCGGTGCGGCTACGCTGCGGCGATGTCGAGCTCACCGAGGCCATTATGGGCCATATCGGCGACAACGTATCGGTGCGGGTCACGCGCCCGCTCAATCCTCCCAAGGTCACCATGGCGGCCTTCGAGGCGATAGACGAAACACTGGAAGGACGATGA
- a CDS encoding ribose-phosphate diphosphokinase, whose amino-acid sequence MSQIAIFTGSAHPGLAQQICDHLHVPLLPTKIKRFSNDCLEVQLEANCREQDVFIIQPLSAPVQDHLMELLLMLDAARGASAARITAVIPHYAYSRSDKKDAPRISIGGRLVADLLATAGASRVLTMTLHSPQVHGFFSVPVDHLHALSELADHFAGYDLSNGVVVSPDLGNVKNAAAFAKRLGVPVAAGAKERLSDTKVVISAIIGDVRDRDVIVLDDEIASGGSILELLHHLRAHKARSIRIACTHGIFSGSATQRLAAEPDVLEIVCTNTVPIPAAKQVPKLTVLSVAPALAEAMRRINSGESVSTLFHTEPITHDEGKTALRA is encoded by the coding sequence TTGAGCCAGATTGCCATTTTCACCGGTAGTGCTCACCCCGGTCTGGCCCAGCAAATCTGCGACCACCTGCATGTCCCGCTGCTGCCCACCAAAATAAAGCGGTTCTCCAACGATTGCCTTGAAGTGCAGTTGGAGGCCAATTGCCGCGAGCAGGACGTCTTCATCATCCAGCCGCTATCGGCCCCGGTGCAGGATCACCTGATGGAGCTGCTGCTCATGCTGGATGCGGCGCGCGGCGCCTCGGCAGCCAGGATAACCGCTGTCATCCCGCACTACGCCTATTCGCGCTCCGACAAGAAGGATGCGCCGCGCATTTCCATCGGCGGACGACTCGTTGCCGACCTGCTGGCGACGGCCGGCGCCAGCCGCGTGCTGACCATGACCCTGCATTCGCCGCAAGTGCACGGCTTCTTCAGCGTCCCGGTGGATCACCTGCATGCACTGTCCGAACTGGCCGACCACTTTGCAGGCTACGACCTTAGCAATGGCGTGGTCGTGTCGCCGGACCTGGGCAACGTCAAGAATGCTGCCGCCTTCGCCAAGCGGCTGGGTGTCCCCGTAGCTGCGGGCGCCAAGGAACGGCTGAGCGACACCAAGGTGGTGATTTCCGCGATTATCGGCGATGTCCGGGACCGCGACGTCATCGTCCTCGATGACGAAATCGCCAGCGGTGGCTCCATCCTTGAACTGCTCCACCACCTGCGCGCGCACAAGGCCCGATCGATCCGGATTGCCTGTACCCACGGTATCTTCTCAGGCTCGGCCACGCAGCGCCTTGCCGCCGAACCGGATGTGCTGGAGATCGTCTGCACCAATACCGTGCCGATCCCGGCCGCCAAGCAAGTACCCAAGCTCACGGTGCTATCGGTCGCCCCTGCCCTGGCCGAGGCCATGCGGCGCATCAACAGCGGCGAGTCGGTCAGTACGCTGTTCCATACCGAGCCGATAACTCACGACGAAGGCAAGACGGCGTTGCGCGCTTGA
- the flgF gene encoding flagellar basal-body rod protein FlgF: MIENAQLIGLSRQIALQRQMDVVANNMANINTTGFKSENILFEEYVMPVARDQDFPRLDQPLSYVQDWATTHDLSGGAMVQTGSELDVGLNGQGFFAIQTPAGDRWTKSGSFELSANGTLVDLNGNPVLGEGGPIQFGPEESGILIAADGSVSSSAGAKGRLRLVEFDNPQELAREGSNLFSGGTPVAATNTRVMQGFIEKSNVSGVSEMVEMIRVQRAYESAASLAQKQDELRRSAIQRLGDMSA, from the coding sequence ATGATCGAAAATGCGCAACTGATCGGCCTTTCGCGGCAGATAGCGCTACAGCGCCAGATGGATGTGGTGGCCAACAACATGGCCAACATCAACACGACCGGCTTCAAGTCCGAGAACATCCTGTTCGAGGAATATGTGATGCCGGTGGCGCGCGATCAGGACTTCCCCCGCCTCGACCAGCCCCTCTCCTACGTTCAGGACTGGGCCACCACACATGATCTTTCCGGCGGCGCCATGGTGCAGACCGGCAGCGAGCTCGATGTCGGCCTCAACGGCCAGGGCTTCTTCGCCATCCAGACCCCGGCGGGCGACCGCTGGACCAAATCCGGTTCATTCGAACTCAGCGCCAATGGCACCCTGGTCGATCTCAACGGCAATCCGGTCCTCGGCGAAGGTGGCCCGATCCAGTTCGGCCCCGAGGAAAGCGGTATCCTGATCGCCGCCGATGGCTCGGTCAGTTCGAGCGCCGGCGCCAAGGGCCGCCTACGCCTGGTCGAATTCGACAATCCCCAGGAACTGGCCCGCGAAGGCAGCAACCTGTTCTCAGGCGGCACCCCGGTCGCGGCCACTAATACCCGCGTCATGCAGGGTTTCATCGAAAAATCCAACGTCTCGGGCGTTTCCGAGATGGTCGAAATGATCCGCGTGCAGCGCGCTTACGAGTCGGCCGCAAGCCTGGCGCAGAAGCAGGACGAACTGCGCCGCTCCGCCATCCAGCGCCTCGGCGATATGAGCGCCTAA
- a CDS encoding DUF6468 domain-containing protein, whose amino-acid sequence MFGLPLGLFIESAVAVLLAMTIGYCILLNQRLKRLHADKDVLRQMVADLVGATNLANQAIKELKQTAVEADLSLNSRLEEAERFGIELANHVNAGTVLMERIAKITSVARHSQAIEPVEQPNKVQSALEQLSARVRTRGAAA is encoded by the coding sequence ATGTTCGGTTTGCCCCTTGGCCTGTTCATAGAGAGTGCCGTTGCCGTTCTGCTGGCGATGACAATTGGATATTGCATTCTGCTCAACCAGCGCCTCAAGCGCCTGCATGCCGACAAGGACGTGCTTCGGCAGATGGTCGCCGATCTGGTCGGCGCGACCAATCTTGCCAATCAGGCGATCAAGGAACTCAAGCAGACCGCCGTCGAGGCTGATCTGTCGCTCAATTCGCGCCTCGAAGAAGCCGAGCGCTTCGGCATTGAACTGGCCAACCACGTCAATGCGGGCACTGTGCTGATGGAGCGCATCGCCAAGATCACCAGCGTTGCGCGGCATAGCCAGGCTATCGAGCCGGTCGAGCAGCCCAACAAGGTACAGTCGGCCCTGGAGCAGCTTTCGGCACGCGTCCGCACCCGGGGAGCCGCCGCGTGA
- a CDS encoding tetratricopeptide repeat protein, with translation MAGWLKAKRALALCAVVAALGLATPVFAQQQGQLFATQEQGYGRLILSFPGRDSLPAYAMRIENGVLSIEFDEKVAVILPDVGTTMPDYLSVARVDPDGMGLRMGLRSAFSFNRIEAGEKLFIDLLPTSWQGMPPALPQEVVDELAERARLAAIRAEQERKAAGVTEFNPQASVRIGRNPTFMRVQFDWSVPTTGDFVQDGDTGLIAFEWPVGIDLRDLAIDLPPEIASVESGVTPDGATVTLKLAEGVKPRFYETTPRQFVLDIDIAGSGLPSFNAASLADGIAAEANAEAQAAATDPVVDKLYPDAAPKTIEPFVSVLGSTVRVVFPFEQDTPAAVFRRGDTVWMMFDTVSGIVPPAHSEEFDALASEFAVLASADTQVVRVELSEDRLATLGSEGMAWVLSLGDIMLTPTEPIDLSRRRDSEGDFEMVANVARPGRVHDFRDPVVGDMLKIVTAYPPARGVTRSFDYVDFSALRSVHGLVIKPESAGIDVALESELAVISTSGGLTVSAFDGPRTLGDGITEAMRGGFVDLAQLEQKDYGLFTEHKDVLQANAASAEGKQRDIARLDLAQYYIANRFALEAVGVLQVLEQELKDEALKRKIRLSLAIAETVAGRSTDALAILNTASMGQEVDALLWRTIARADIYDFKGAKLDAVEAQAVAPSYPAWVRNKFYFAAIRAALETDDANMAERLIDEVDFASLDASDSSLYHLLSGRIDEARGRVDEAIDTYGQVIAADVRPTRAEAIYRTLYLLDQAGKLDLAKATVTLSAESLLWRGNPLEADMQKMLAEFYFRNGDYRFGFETVRQAVANYPESPPINALRDEAQRVFGELFLDGVADSLGPVDALGIYYDFRALTPPGTRGDEMIRNLARRLVRVDLLPQAAELLEYQLDNRLRGVAKTQIAADLAVIYLADRRPQDALRVLNATRLPGIPDSLARQRRILEARAMIDGGRDQLALDMLRDVDGRDATLLRIDAHWKARRYSEASELIEGLYAGQPIGTPLSQPARMGIIKAAVGFVLAGDAFGLSRLRSKFGEEMVTSPEWPMFDLVTSNIEVTSLEFKTVASQVSGVEGINAFLASYREIYGSEGALAPLVASETSAGIASAT, from the coding sequence ATGGCTGGATGGCTGAAAGCCAAACGGGCCTTGGCTCTATGCGCTGTCGTTGCAGCGCTGGGCCTCGCGACGCCCGTTTTTGCGCAGCAGCAGGGGCAGCTCTTTGCCACCCAGGAACAAGGCTATGGCCGGCTGATCCTTAGCTTCCCGGGGCGTGACAGCCTGCCTGCCTATGCCATGCGCATCGAAAACGGCGTCCTCTCGATCGAGTTCGACGAGAAGGTCGCAGTGATCCTGCCTGATGTCGGCACCACCATGCCGGACTATCTGTCGGTCGCCCGTGTCGATCCCGATGGGATGGGGCTGCGCATGGGCCTGCGGTCCGCTTTCAGCTTCAATCGCATCGAGGCCGGCGAGAAGCTCTTCATCGATCTGCTGCCGACCTCCTGGCAGGGCATGCCGCCGGCGCTGCCGCAGGAGGTGGTGGATGAGCTTGCCGAGCGTGCGCGTCTGGCTGCAATCCGCGCCGAGCAGGAACGCAAAGCCGCCGGGGTGACCGAGTTCAACCCGCAGGCCAGCGTTCGCATTGGCCGCAATCCGACCTTCATGCGCGTGCAATTCGACTGGTCCGTGCCCACCACTGGCGATTTCGTCCAGGATGGCGATACCGGGCTGATCGCCTTCGAATGGCCCGTCGGCATCGACCTGCGCGATCTTGCCATCGACCTGCCGCCAGAGATTGCATCGGTGGAAAGCGGGGTTACGCCTGACGGGGCGACCGTCACCCTCAAGCTTGCCGAGGGTGTCAAACCGCGCTTTTACGAGACGACACCCCGTCAGTTCGTCCTTGATATCGACATTGCCGGTTCGGGCCTGCCCAGCTTCAATGCTGCGAGCCTTGCCGACGGCATTGCCGCGGAGGCCAATGCGGAGGCGCAGGCGGCCGCAACGGACCCCGTGGTCGACAAACTCTACCCCGACGCCGCACCCAAGACGATCGAGCCCTTCGTGAGCGTGCTTGGTTCGACCGTACGCGTGGTGTTTCCGTTCGAGCAGGATACGCCGGCCGCCGTGTTCCGGCGCGGCGACACGGTCTGGATGATGTTCGACACGGTCTCTGGCATCGTGCCGCCGGCTCATTCCGAAGAGTTCGATGCCCTGGCAAGCGAGTTCGCAGTGCTCGCCTCAGCGGACACGCAGGTCGTCCGCGTCGAACTGTCCGAGGACAGGCTCGCCACGCTCGGCTCAGAGGGCATGGCCTGGGTGCTGTCGCTGGGCGATATCATGCTGACGCCGACCGAACCGATTGACCTCAGCCGCCGCCGCGACAGCGAAGGTGATTTCGAAATGGTGGCCAATGTGGCGCGTCCCGGTCGCGTCCATGATTTCCGCGACCCGGTCGTGGGCGACATGCTCAAGATCGTCACCGCCTATCCTCCTGCACGTGGGGTTACCCGCTCCTTCGACTATGTCGACTTCTCGGCACTGCGCAGTGTCCATGGCCTGGTGATCAAGCCGGAAAGCGCGGGCATCGACGTCGCGCTCGAAAGCGAGCTGGCGGTCATATCCACATCGGGTGGCCTCACCGTTTCGGCATTCGATGGTCCGCGTACGCTCGGCGATGGCATCACCGAAGCCATGCGGGGCGGTTTCGTTGATCTCGCCCAATTGGAGCAGAAAGACTACGGCCTGTTCACCGAGCACAAGGATGTGCTGCAGGCCAATGCCGCCAGCGCGGAAGGCAAGCAGCGCGATATCGCTCGCCTCGACCTGGCCCAGTACTACATCGCCAACCGCTTCGCCCTCGAGGCCGTCGGAGTGCTCCAAGTACTGGAGCAGGAGCTCAAGGACGAGGCGCTGAAGCGCAAGATCAGGTTGTCGCTCGCCATCGCGGAGACGGTTGCAGGCCGTTCCACGGACGCACTGGCAATCCTCAACACCGCGTCGATGGGGCAGGAGGTCGATGCTCTTCTCTGGCGCACCATTGCTCGCGCTGACATCTATGACTTCAAGGGCGCCAAGCTTGATGCGGTCGAGGCCCAGGCGGTCGCGCCGAGCTACCCCGCATGGGTTCGCAATAAATTCTACTTCGCCGCCATTCGCGCCGCGCTCGAAACGGATGACGCCAATATGGCGGAGCGGCTGATCGACGAGGTCGATTTCGCCAGTCTCGATGCCAGCGACTCGAGCCTCTACCACCTGCTTTCAGGTCGGATCGACGAGGCGCGCGGCCGCGTTGACGAGGCGATCGACACCTACGGCCAGGTGATTGCCGCCGACGTGCGCCCGACGCGCGCCGAGGCCATCTACCGCACGCTTTATCTGCTGGACCAGGCCGGCAAGCTCGATCTGGCCAAGGCCACCGTAACACTCTCGGCCGAGTCTCTGCTGTGGCGCGGCAATCCGCTCGAAGCGGACATGCAAAAGATGCTGGCCGAATTCTACTTCCGCAATGGCGACTACCGGTTTGGATTCGAAACCGTCCGCCAGGCAGTGGCCAATTACCCCGAGAGCCCGCCAATCAATGCCCTGCGCGACGAAGCCCAACGGGTCTTCGGCGAATTGTTCCTCGATGGCGTCGCGGATTCGCTGGGGCCAGTGGATGCACTCGGCATCTACTACGACTTCCGCGCGCTGACGCCTCCGGGTACGCGCGGGGATGAGATGATCCGCAACCTGGCCCGCCGGCTGGTACGCGTCGACCTGCTGCCGCAGGCGGCGGAACTGCTCGAATACCAGTTGGATAACCGCCTGCGCGGGGTCGCCAAGACACAGATCGCCGCCGATCTGGCGGTCATCTACCTGGCCGACCGGCGTCCGCAGGATGCACTCCGCGTGCTCAACGCGACGCGCCTGCCAGGCATCCCGGATTCGCTGGCCCGCCAACGCCGCATCCTTGAGGCCCGTGCCATGATCGATGGCGGCCGCGATCAGCTCGCGCTCGATATGCTGCGCGATGTGGATGGCCGCGACGCAACGCTGCTGCGGATCGATGCGCATTGGAAAGCGCGGCGCTATTCAGAGGCCAGCGAGCTGATCGAGGGGCTTTATGCCGGCCAGCCGATAGGCACGCCCTTGAGCCAGCCGGCTCGCATGGGCATCATCAAGGCGGCAGTGGGCTTTGTGCTGGCGGGCGACGCCTTCGGCCTGTCGCGCCTGCGCTCAAAGTTCGGCGAGGAGATGGTGACTTCGCCCGAGTGGCCGATGTTCGACCTCGTCACCAGCAACATCGAGGTCACCAGTCTTGAGTTCAAGACGGTGGCAAGCCAGGTGTCCGGCGTCGAAGGCATCAACGCCTTCCTCGCGTCCTATCGCGAAATCTATGGCAGCGAAGGCGCCTTGGCGCCGCTGGTGGCTTCGGAGACGAGCGCCGGCATCGCCAGCGCGACGTAA
- a CDS encoding MotE family protein gives MKNIRLLPVVILAVAALLVLKTVGLVTNGGYALTGVTVARAAGGTPAAPAEGAEAGGDPTLPNEATMEDTSPTLADPAPTLAPQTAPEAGAAPGGGHGAPAAEAAAPAATEGEAAAEHPATPVAVSTSGTYCIEADATIQEDGAVVMAAGAQVAGDGHGEAASAETTEAAPAPAPEPTFAESMTDCLPSGDAVPVEIDGKGGSVPLITADGTTLSEQQLLERLATRRTQLEQYEQDLALRASIVDAAEKRIEERAATLAALEAQISTLVDQRQEMESGQFAGIVAMYETMKPKDAANIFNNLDMAVLLQVAKLMSPRKMAPILAEMEAARAQELTVKMAALSDQPATEMTPDDLAALPQIVGQ, from the coding sequence GTGAAGAATATTCGCCTGCTGCCTGTTGTCATCCTGGCTGTTGCAGCCCTGCTGGTGCTCAAGACCGTCGGTCTTGTGACCAATGGCGGCTACGCACTGACGGGCGTGACCGTGGCGCGTGCAGCGGGCGGAACGCCGGCTGCTCCTGCCGAGGGAGCGGAAGCGGGCGGCGACCCTACTTTGCCTAATGAAGCGACGATGGAGGACACCAGTCCCACTCTCGCCGATCCCGCACCAACGCTGGCGCCGCAGACGGCGCCCGAGGCTGGAGCTGCTCCGGGCGGCGGGCATGGCGCCCCTGCCGCCGAAGCGGCCGCGCCTGCGGCCACCGAAGGTGAAGCCGCTGCCGAGCATCCAGCGACGCCGGTCGCAGTATCCACCAGCGGCACCTATTGCATCGAGGCCGATGCGACCATCCAGGAAGACGGTGCCGTCGTGATGGCCGCCGGCGCCCAGGTGGCCGGTGACGGTCATGGGGAAGCGGCTTCTGCGGAGACGACGGAAGCCGCGCCGGCTCCCGCACCGGAGCCTACATTTGCGGAATCGATGACCGACTGCCTGCCGTCGGGCGATGCCGTGCCGGTCGAGATCGACGGCAAGGGTGGCTCGGTGCCGCTGATCACTGCCGACGGCACAACGCTCAGCGAACAGCAACTGCTCGAACGCCTGGCAACGCGCCGCACTCAGCTTGAGCAGTATGAACAGGATCTCGCCCTGCGCGCTTCGATCGTCGATGCTGCCGAAAAGCGTATCGAGGAGCGGGCGGCGACGCTTGCGGCGCTGGAAGCGCAGATTTCAACTCTGGTCGATCAGCGCCAGGAGATGGAGAGCGGTCAGTTCGCCGGCATTGTCGCCATGTACGAAACCATGAAGCCAAAAGATGCGGCCAACATCTTCAACAATCTCGACATGGCGGTGCTGCTGCAGGTCGCCAAGTTGATGAGCCCACGCAAGATGGCGCCGATATTGGCGGAGATGGAAGCGGCTCGTGCGCAGGAATTGACGGTCAAGATGGCTGCCCTGTCGGACCAGCCTGCCACAGAGATGACGCCGGACGATCTGGCCGCCTTGCCGCAGATTGTCGGTCAATAA